A stretch of Sulfuricurvum sp. DNA encodes these proteins:
- a CDS encoding chemotaxis response regulator protein-glutamate methylesterase gives MAIRVLIVDDSATARAVLKEILESDPMIEVVATASDAYVARDKIVELRPDVVCLDVEMPRMDGITFLKRLMHYMPLPVIMVSSLTQNGAKTTLEALEAGAVDFVAKPHSHIYDGKDEMRDELLSKIKIASKVRVQKRIMSNPQQANTTSLAETTNKILAIGASTGGTEAIKDVLMGLPRNSPGTVIVQHMPANFTGPFAERLNGLCAMEVREARNGDSITPGVVLIAPGDYHMVVRRSGARYYVEIGSGDKISGHRPSVDVLFNSVSKVVGANAIGVILTGMGGDGARGLLSMRNAGARTLGQDEASCIVYGMPKVAYELGGVERQLPLEKISQGILDLL, from the coding sequence ATGGCAATTCGTGTATTGATTGTTGATGACAGTGCAACCGCTAGGGCAGTTTTAAAAGAGATTTTGGAATCTGATCCGATGATTGAAGTTGTCGCAACGGCATCTGATGCGTATGTAGCACGGGATAAAATCGTTGAACTGCGTCCTGATGTAGTGTGTTTGGATGTCGAGATGCCGAGGATGGATGGGATCACTTTTCTAAAGCGGCTTATGCACTATATGCCGCTGCCTGTTATTATGGTCTCATCCCTGACTCAAAATGGGGCGAAGACAACCCTCGAAGCACTCGAAGCGGGGGCAGTTGATTTTGTGGCCAAACCCCATTCACACATATATGATGGTAAAGATGAGATGCGTGATGAACTTCTCTCTAAAATTAAAATCGCTTCAAAAGTACGGGTACAAAAACGTATTATGAGTAATCCTCAGCAAGCGAATACTACCTCATTAGCTGAGACAACCAATAAAATTTTAGCTATCGGAGCATCGACTGGTGGGACTGAAGCGATCAAAGATGTATTAATGGGATTACCTAGAAATTCTCCGGGAACCGTTATCGTTCAGCATATGCCAGCGAACTTTACGGGTCCGTTTGCCGAGCGATTGAACGGTCTATGTGCGATGGAAGTACGAGAAGCTCGAAATGGGGATTCTATTACACCGGGAGTTGTGTTGATCGCTCCGGGAGATTATCATATGGTCGTGCGTCGCTCAGGTGCCCGGTACTATGTCGAAATCGGAAGCGGTGATAAGATTTCCGGTCATAGACCATCGGTGGATGTGTTATTTAACTCTGTTTCTAAAGTTGTCGGTGCCAATGCGATAGGTGTGATCCTCACCGGTATGGGAGGCGATGGTGCACGGGGACTCCTCTCCATGCGTAATGCAGGAGCAAGAACACTGGGACAAGATGAAGCATCATGTATTGTCTACGGTATGCCTAAAGTGGCGTATGAGCTAGGAGGCGTTGAGAGACAGCTTCCATTAGAGAAAATTTCCCAAGGTATTCTCGATTTGTTATGA
- a CDS encoding CHASE domain-containing protein, translating into MITFMGFVLSVVVVIAVWYTTDRFYYKRAQNLFENYVNDSLDITDAQIHKYENALRSGVGFMQGSDYVSRNEWHQFVETLDIQKYYFGMQGIGYSIMLAPDQVASTEKRMRDEGYPSFVLKPSGMRDIYSSILYLEPMDKRNQAAIGYDMYSEPVRREAMQRAIDTGSVSISGKVKLVQEIDQAVQAGYLMYLPFYKTGEAIDTLTKRRHALIGFVYSPFRMNDLMNTVKDHQESIRIEIYDGPQRTNENLLYREASIGYRSVHTSHRTIDIGGRTWYLYYYSTEKFDRSTNTFVPLLIAMIGLGLYFILFYIILELLRSRRMLQQKSVELESRRSWFQGMLESSVDGIHILDLDGKLIECSPSFLQMLGYDKHDVPELSVYDWDAKSSYEEMQFRLHNVSTIPITFETLFRHRNGIVFDVEITVCRIELDGLRYVYASARVIVERKIIERVLRDSEEFYRTMFTSINEAVCILSDDIIIDCNDQAAVLFETSKEYLVGKNIFNIATNIECRENSFAFYLDEAYLRNSANMECSITLTSESNEVKIVEIILSGFGHDDRNKLVMLAKDITERIEKDKLFKMQTRQAQMGEMISMIAHQWRQPLAIINAMTAQMRLRGLMNGDEGSPEQENLQKIEQQCIHLSQTITDYRDFFRPDKPNEMFSLSTLIKHALDLIDHTLKNQGIETEVISLREQRLVSYRNEVLQVLIALLKNSIDAFEENGITHGKITVTIDQEENYSTVAIRDNAGGIIPEAIKKIFVPYFTTKNKEYGTGLGLYMSKVIIEEHCKGLLQVMSKGMETTFSIKLPNSSYLNEDVKNV; encoded by the coding sequence TTGATTACGTTTATGGGGTTTGTCTTATCGGTAGTTGTTGTTATAGCCGTTTGGTATACAACTGATCGATTTTATTATAAGCGTGCGCAAAATCTTTTTGAAAATTATGTCAATGATAGTCTCGATATTACTGACGCGCAAATCCATAAATATGAAAATGCCCTCCGTAGTGGTGTTGGATTTATGCAGGGGAGTGATTATGTCTCGCGGAATGAGTGGCATCAGTTTGTAGAAACGTTGGATATTCAAAAATACTATTTTGGTATGCAGGGGATCGGGTATTCTATAATGCTTGCACCCGATCAGGTTGCTTCGACAGAAAAAAGAATGCGAGATGAGGGATATCCGTCATTTGTACTGAAACCATCAGGGATGCGAGATATTTACAGTTCTATTTTATATTTAGAACCAATGGATAAACGTAATCAGGCTGCAATCGGATACGATATGTACTCTGAGCCTGTCCGTCGCGAAGCGATGCAGAGGGCAATTGATACAGGAAGTGTATCCATTTCGGGTAAAGTCAAATTGGTACAGGAGATAGATCAAGCAGTCCAAGCAGGATATTTGATGTATCTCCCGTTTTATAAAACGGGAGAGGCTATTGATACACTCACAAAGCGTCGTCACGCATTAATTGGATTTGTTTACAGCCCGTTTCGAATGAATGATTTGATGAATACGGTTAAGGACCATCAAGAATCCATTCGTATAGAGATATATGACGGACCGCAGCGTACCAATGAAAATCTTCTTTATAGAGAAGCCTCTATAGGATATCGGTCTGTACATACTTCCCATCGTACTATTGATATTGGTGGACGAACATGGTACTTGTATTATTACAGTACGGAAAAATTTGACCGTTCAACCAATACATTTGTCCCATTATTGATTGCAATGATAGGATTGGGGCTCTATTTCATCCTCTTTTATATTATTTTAGAACTGTTGCGAAGTCGAAGAATGCTCCAGCAAAAGTCGGTTGAACTCGAATCACGTCGCTCTTGGTTTCAAGGAATGTTGGAATCTTCCGTTGATGGTATCCACATTCTCGATCTTGACGGAAAACTGATTGAATGCAGTCCGTCATTTCTCCAGATGCTCGGATATGATAAACATGATGTACCCGAATTAAGTGTATACGATTGGGATGCTAAATCGTCATATGAAGAGATGCAGTTTAGATTGCATAATGTCTCTACTATACCTATAACTTTTGAAACACTCTTTCGACACAGAAACGGTATCGTATTTGATGTTGAGATCACGGTATGCCGTATTGAGTTGGATGGCTTGCGATATGTTTATGCTTCAGCACGGGTAATTGTGGAGCGTAAAATTATCGAGCGGGTACTGAGGGATAGTGAAGAATTTTATCGAACGATGTTTACGTCGATCAACGAAGCAGTTTGTATTTTATCGGATGATATTATCATCGACTGTAACGACCAAGCAGCAGTTCTTTTTGAGACCTCAAAAGAGTATCTGGTAGGGAAAAATATTTTTAATATTGCTACTAATATAGAGTGTCGAGAGAATAGTTTTGCTTTTTATCTTGATGAAGCATATCTACGTAATTCTGCGAATATGGAGTGTTCTATCACTTTGACTTCTGAAAGCAATGAAGTGAAAATTGTTGAGATTATCCTTTCAGGATTTGGACACGATGATCGAAATAAACTAGTCATGCTTGCAAAAGATATTACCGAACGTATTGAAAAAGATAAATTATTCAAAATGCAAACCCGTCAAGCCCAGATGGGTGAGATGATCTCTATGATTGCTCATCAGTGGCGTCAACCTTTGGCGATTATCAATGCAATGACGGCACAAATGAGACTCAGAGGGTTAATGAATGGAGATGAAGGTTCGCCAGAGCAGGAAAATCTCCAAAAGATTGAGCAACAATGTATCCATCTTTCCCAAACCATTACAGATTATCGGGATTTCTTTCGACCGGATAAACCCAATGAGATGTTTAGTTTGAGTACGCTCATAAAACATGCCTTAGATCTGATCGATCATACTCTTAAAAATCAGGGTATTGAAACAGAAGTAATATCCTTACGTGAGCAAAGATTGGTTTCTTATCGAAATGAAGTGTTGCAAGTTTTAATCGCATTGCTCAAAAATTCGATTGATGCATTTGAAGAAAATGGTATTACGCATGGAAAAATAACAGTTACCATAGATCAAGAAGAAAATTACTCTACTGTAGCTATTCGCGATAATGCAGGAGGAATTATTCCTGAAGCGATAAAAAAAATATTTGTCCCTTATTTTACGACCAAAAATAAAGAATACGGTACAGGATTAGGTCTTTATATGAGTAAAGTTATTATTGAAGAGCATTGCAAAGGTTTGCTTCAAGTGATGAGTAAAGGGATGGAAACAACATTTAGTATTAAACTTCCCAACAGTAGTTATCTCAATGAGGATGTGAAAAATGTTTAA
- a CDS encoding HAMP domain-containing sensor histidine kinase: protein MEKIHNDEITFLSRKILELNKQLIESERAKSRFLSLIANELNNPMTALLGMIPHLEPTVGDLRKEIYALVMEEALLLDSRIQNLVAASEIESGNIDITSALISPKSLVDEAIEAFRYRIQSKNITLNITDKLRDKVVTDPKKLYLIIKNILGNACDYGDDDSIVAVTIEEKESVLTIRINNQGKGPNVEYKPQVFTRFAQGPEGNHGLGLGLSVARELSERLSGGIDYSIDDTSVTFVITLPLQKNLPDSDACGSNEFLFESFDDAIEL from the coding sequence ATGGAAAAAATACACAATGATGAAATCACATTTTTAAGCCGAAAGATTTTAGAGCTTAACAAGCAGCTTATCGAAAGTGAAAGAGCAAAATCACGATTTTTATCGTTGATAGCCAATGAGCTAAATAATCCAATGACGGCACTTTTGGGGATGATTCCCCATCTAGAACCTACCGTAGGTGATCTACGTAAGGAGATTTATGCGTTAGTTATGGAAGAGGCTCTTTTGTTGGACTCTCGTATCCAAAATTTAGTAGCAGCTTCTGAAATAGAGAGTGGAAATATTGACATTACGTCTGCATTGATTAGTCCGAAGAGTTTAGTGGATGAGGCAATCGAAGCGTTTAGATACCGTATACAAAGCAAAAATATCACTCTAAATATTACAGATAAATTGAGAGACAAAGTGGTTACTGATCCAAAAAAACTCTATCTCATCATCAAAAATATTTTGGGAAATGCCTGTGATTACGGTGATGATGATAGTATTGTAGCTGTTACTATTGAAGAGAAAGAGTCGGTACTAACCATTAGGATCAACAACCAAGGCAAAGGGCCGAATGTAGAGTACAAACCACAAGTGTTTACCCGTTTCGCTCAGGGACCTGAGGGGAATCATGGGCTTGGTTTGGGACTGAGTGTTGCGCGAGAGCTAAGTGAGAGACTGAGTGGGGGGATCGATTACAGCATAGATGATACGTCGGTGACTTTTGTCATTACGTTACCACTTCAGAAAAATCTTCCGGATTCTGATGCGTGCGGTTCAAATGAATTTTTATTTGAATCATTTGATGATGCAATTGAACTCTAA
- a CDS encoding response regulator gives MISVKDVQKFSKNLKVLYVEDNDVLRKETAALFQPFFASVDLASNGQEGLEKYNHERYDIVISDINMPLMNGIEMIGRMQEINPEQKVIAISAHDESDFLLQIIRRGVSSFILKPINLDEMLRVLYTVSRDADTQNINLELFETLRQERLKLKKMVHALTSHHHTVAIKNEQIEQLYSLNHTEEKSAMLQEYFSKDVDEGEENVLFIHDDSEELLELLNDLPNDLSQYVFDKDIEHIKVVYGYMSKISQILYRYTPFLDPLAQNFEALSAVVAKDDKFSVLLATKSDHILKLFDAVCIDLQLYVKRFSKENMAMKNIHHIHQPTSMSIQQIITLIDPQEDDECGDIEFF, from the coding sequence ATGATTAGTGTCAAAGATGTTCAAAAATTTTCTAAAAATTTGAAAGTATTGTATGTTGAAGATAATGATGTGTTGCGAAAAGAGACGGCAGCATTGTTTCAACCTTTTTTTGCCAGTGTTGATTTAGCCTCTAATGGACAAGAGGGGTTGGAAAAATACAATCATGAACGTTACGATATAGTGATTAGCGACATTAATATGCCATTAATGAATGGGATAGAGATGATCGGGCGTATGCAAGAGATTAATCCTGAACAAAAAGTGATTGCTATCTCTGCACACGATGAGTCTGATTTCCTCCTCCAAATCATCCGAAGAGGGGTAAGCAGTTTTATCTTAAAACCGATCAATTTAGATGAGATGTTAAGAGTCCTCTATACGGTTAGTCGTGATGCTGATACTCAAAATATTAACTTAGAACTTTTTGAAACATTACGCCAAGAGAGACTTAAACTCAAAAAGATGGTTCATGCACTCACCTCTCATCACCATACTGTTGCAATAAAAAATGAACAGATAGAACAATTGTATTCTCTTAATCATACTGAAGAAAAATCTGCAATGCTCCAAGAATATTTTTCCAAAGATGTGGACGAAGGGGAAGAAAATGTCTTATTTATACACGATGATAGTGAAGAGTTACTTGAACTCCTGAATGACCTCCCAAATGATCTTTCACAGTATGTTTTTGATAAAGATATAGAACACATTAAAGTTGTTTATGGCTATATGTCAAAGATTTCACAGATTTTATACCGTTATACCCCATTTTTGGATCCGTTGGCACAAAATTTCGAGGCGCTTAGTGCCGTAGTTGCTAAAGATGATAAATTTAGTGTTTTACTTGCCACAAAATCCGATCATATTCTCAAACTATTTGATGCCGTTTGTATCGATTTACAGCTTTATGTCAAACGTTTTTCCAAAGAGAATATGGCAATGAAAAATATTCACCATATTCATCAACCTACAAGCATGAGTATTCAGCAGATCATAACCCTTATCGATCCACAAGAGGATGATGAGTGTGGTGATATAGAATTTTTCTGA
- a CDS encoding chemotaxis protein CheA: MTKQEQVKAIFIEEAGEIIEKLDVDILRFEENSADFDLLNEIFRGVHTLKGNANAFGFTRLGEFVHHFEDVLDHYRSTKEDVEVHHLELFVGSVDVIKEVMTCELDALPDLPTDYEECLVKIKNLISSKRHGSTQVVEVKIQTTMMMDLASEFGFDCNDRFESEMRNGIQIFQMSQEKGQNLYRIDLTLDSDAYIRGFDHLLFLGLLKENAIALESFFNMENVQPLESFVVDENKISHVGILLLTSQALGDVSENFEFLFDHEYAVRLINLPSVEIVETDIEENHHSEIKAEESRKSPERKENSSVTTSKSTIRIDTFKLDELFDSVGELVIAQNFIAQNEKISAIEDESISRAIETLSKITKRIQDRVMSLRMVAIRDTFDKMKRVVRDTSKKTGKELHLNVQGEETEIDKTMIDSLSDPLIHIIRNAIDHGLEADGAERLSVGKKAEGVITLRAFHKSGSIVISVSDDGRGINKEKVYRKAIERGIISGDENLTDSQIFGLIMQPGFSTADTISDLSGRGVGLDVVKTSIEKLRGKIEIDSKEGEGTTFSMVLPLTLAIIDGMLVQAAGEIYILPTLSVVESFRPEQEIVHALKERGEFVSLRGQHLPIIRLSDVFDLPTHRIEPWEGILVCVETESGRIAILVDELVGRQQVVIKPLGKSLAKVKEISGGAILGSGDIALILNVDELRPLIEVQSGGN; encoded by the coding sequence ATGACTAAACAAGAGCAAGTCAAAGCGATATTTATCGAAGAAGCGGGTGAAATCATCGAAAAACTCGATGTCGATATCCTCCGTTTTGAAGAAAATTCAGCTGATTTTGATTTATTGAACGAAATTTTTCGGGGTGTCCATACACTCAAAGGGAATGCTAATGCGTTTGGCTTTACCCGTTTAGGAGAGTTTGTTCACCATTTTGAAGATGTACTTGACCATTATCGCAGCACAAAAGAAGATGTCGAAGTTCATCATCTAGAGTTGTTTGTAGGAAGTGTCGATGTCATTAAAGAGGTGATGACGTGTGAGCTTGATGCTCTCCCGGATTTACCGACTGATTATGAGGAGTGTTTAGTCAAAATCAAAAATCTGATCTCTTCAAAACGTCATGGAAGCACACAGGTTGTAGAGGTAAAAATTCAAACAACGATGATGATGGACTTGGCATCTGAATTTGGATTTGATTGTAATGATCGTTTTGAATCGGAGATGAGAAACGGTATTCAAATATTTCAAATGTCTCAAGAAAAAGGGCAGAATCTCTATCGGATAGATTTGACCTTAGACAGTGATGCATACATACGCGGGTTTGATCATTTACTGTTTTTAGGGTTATTGAAAGAGAATGCGATAGCGTTAGAAAGTTTTTTTAACATGGAAAACGTTCAACCGCTAGAGTCATTTGTTGTTGATGAAAACAAAATTTCTCACGTGGGTATTCTCCTTTTAACATCGCAAGCTCTTGGAGATGTGAGTGAAAATTTTGAATTTTTATTTGATCATGAGTATGCGGTAAGGTTGATTAATCTCCCTAGTGTAGAGATTGTAGAGACGGATATCGAAGAGAATCATCATAGTGAGATAAAAGCCGAAGAAAGCCGAAAATCTCCAGAGCGTAAAGAAAACAGCAGTGTGACGACATCGAAATCAACGATTCGTATTGATACGTTTAAGCTTGATGAATTGTTTGACTCTGTCGGTGAACTGGTAATCGCTCAGAACTTTATTGCCCAAAACGAAAAAATCAGCGCTATCGAGGATGAATCGATCAGCCGTGCAATCGAAACATTATCAAAGATTACGAAACGGATCCAAGATCGGGTGATGAGTCTGCGAATGGTTGCTATTCGCGATACGTTTGATAAGATGAAAAGGGTTGTGAGAGATACGTCGAAAAAAACAGGAAAAGAGCTTCATTTAAATGTTCAAGGTGAGGAGACGGAGATCGATAAAACGATGATCGATAGCCTTTCTGATCCATTGATTCATATCATCCGTAACGCAATCGACCACGGTCTCGAAGCCGATGGGGCAGAACGTCTCAGTGTCGGTAAAAAAGCTGAAGGGGTTATCACCCTTCGTGCGTTTCATAAAAGTGGCAGTATTGTCATCAGTGTCAGTGATGATGGACGGGGAATCAACAAAGAAAAAGTGTACCGTAAAGCTATCGAGCGGGGGATTATTTCCGGCGATGAGAATCTTACTGATTCTCAGATTTTCGGTCTTATTATGCAACCTGGATTTTCGACCGCTGATACGATCAGTGATCTCTCCGGCCGCGGTGTTGGGCTCGATGTCGTCAAAACGTCGATCGAAAAACTGCGCGGTAAAATCGAGATTGATTCAAAAGAGGGTGAGGGGACGACTTTCTCTATGGTTCTTCCGCTGACGTTGGCAATCATTGACGGTATGTTGGTGCAAGCGGCAGGGGAGATATATATCTTACCAACGTTGAGCGTGGTTGAATCATTTCGTCCTGAACAAGAGATTGTTCATGCGTTAAAAGAGAGAGGAGAGTTTGTATCTCTACGCGGACAGCATCTCCCTATTATCCGTCTTAGTGATGTGTTTGATCTTCCGACTCATAGAATTGAGCCGTGGGAGGGGATACTCGTCTGTGTTGAAACGGAATCAGGTCGTATCGCTATTTTGGTGGATGAACTTGTAGGGCGTCAACAAGTTGTTATTAAGCCATTGGGTAAATCATTGGCTAAAGTGAAAGAGATTTCAGGCGGAGCGATTTTAGGTAGCGGGGATATTGCATTGATTTTGAATGTGGATGAATTACGCCCGCTGATTGAGGTTCAAAGTGGTGGAAATTGA
- a CDS encoding protein-glutamate O-methyltransferase CheR yields the protein MEIELRAEEFALFRRYIYEKVGISLSDQKSTLVKGRLNKRLNQLGLKSFRDYYDFLIQDLSGEELSFFVSAISTNVTSFFREGAQWKWLENYLPALIASKREKKIRIWSAGCSSGEEPYTILMFLQHHLNDFDQWDIKILATDISSKVLAHAISGSYDAKNVEPLPKEIVIRSFEKVQMDGLIRYQVKPHLKNKVMFRLYNLVTDPFFFKNSFDMIFCRNVMIYFDDITRHNLIGRFTTLLPKGAPLFLGSSESLTTHRETLKLLGSSIYQRL from the coding sequence GTGGAAATTGAGCTTCGAGCGGAAGAGTTTGCCCTTTTTCGTCGTTATATTTATGAAAAAGTAGGGATATCTCTTTCCGATCAAAAAAGTACTTTGGTCAAGGGTCGGCTGAATAAACGGCTAAACCAACTTGGATTGAAATCGTTTCGAGACTATTATGATTTTTTGATTCAGGATTTGAGTGGTGAAGAACTCTCATTTTTCGTGAGTGCTATATCGACCAACGTTACTTCGTTTTTTCGAGAGGGGGCGCAGTGGAAATGGTTGGAAAACTATTTGCCCGCACTGATAGCATCCAAAAGAGAGAAAAAAATCCGTATCTGGTCAGCTGGGTGTTCGAGCGGAGAAGAACCGTATACGATTTTAATGTTTTTACAACACCATTTGAATGATTTTGATCAATGGGATATCAAGATTTTGGCTACCGATATTTCATCCAAAGTATTGGCCCATGCGATTAGCGGAAGTTATGATGCAAAAAATGTTGAACCTTTGCCTAAAGAAATCGTGATCCGTTCTTTTGAAAAAGTGCAGATGGATGGACTTATCCGTTATCAGGTGAAGCCTCATCTAAAAAACAAAGTGATGTTTCGACTCTATAACCTTGTGACCGATCCGTTTTTTTTCAAAAACAGCTTTGACATGATTTTTTGCCGTAATGTTATGATCTATTTTGATGATATTACCCGTCACAATCTGATTGGGCGTTTTACAACGCTTTTACCGAAAGGGGCTCCTCTTTTCTTGGGGAGCTCAGAATCACTGACCACTCATCGTGAAACCTTAAAACTATTAGGTTCGTCGATTTATCAACGTTTATAA
- a CDS encoding chemotaxis protein CheD, producing the protein MIQGSSTFIHVGQIHVDTAPHAISTVLGSCVSVCLYDSTLGIGGMNHYLLPFWNGNGLQSPKFGNIAIPKLIENMISKGSSSKTLQAKIFGGASMNMGGSDTMMIGQKNILVAKEILKEYKITIVAEDIGGQNGRKIQFNLEQGKVLLKYAQRSDILSGGQ; encoded by the coding sequence ATGATACAGGGAAGCTCGACGTTCATCCATGTGGGGCAAATACACGTGGACACGGCACCTCATGCTATTTCGACGGTTTTAGGCTCATGTGTTTCCGTCTGTTTATATGATAGTACACTGGGAATAGGGGGAATGAACCATTATCTATTGCCGTTTTGGAATGGAAATGGATTACAATCACCAAAATTTGGGAATATTGCTATCCCTAAATTGATCGAAAATATGATTTCCAAAGGGTCAAGCTCAAAAACATTGCAAGCCAAAATCTTTGGGGGTGCATCGATGAATATGGGGGGCTCGGATACAATGATGATTGGACAAAAAAACATATTAGTTGCCAAAGAAATTCTCAAAGAGTATAAAATCACTATAGTCGCCGAAGATATCGGTGGTCAAAATGGACGAAAAATACAGTTTAATTTAGAACAAGGAAAAGTGCTTTTAAAATATGCACAACGCAGCGACATACTAAGTGGAGGGCAATAA
- a CDS encoding PAS domain-containing methyl-accepting chemotaxis protein yields MEKTEHALALKEAKFDNNELFFSITDHASTILSGNEVFVRISGYSKQELIGQFHNIIRHPDMPRVIFKTFWDYLQAGKPIVAYVKNRTKEGGYYWVLAAVYPLDNRYISIRIKPNTKLFALAKVLYRQLLIAEERGSMEESENILAEFLKTHGYGNYDQFMDDALLMELRERQSNVSKRVIKEDENESSALLQKLKMTYGYSRELMSQYDAWFEKIDLFTQVKSLFEEKGEKLRELARDVVFLSLNASVSSYKVQSGGETFGVLASDIRFNAKENEALITHIDHIVQHLSEGLNSIVFSVSSMRLQIEMVTYFIQEVTSQKGEIQLSELIENISDLMTLVAQYSDKSKQVQTELDQQIHEVLKNLDQLEQQMMYLGYIQIYGIIEAAASHDESVRFGVIFSQLKTLVQETSSELESMQKMGRNFSNENLRMIEKSKVIEVQLNHLHDEICTIKKEEE; encoded by the coding sequence ATGGAAAAAACAGAGCATGCATTGGCTCTGAAAGAGGCTAAGTTTGATAATAATGAGCTCTTTTTCTCGATCACAGACCACGCGAGTACGATTTTATCCGGCAATGAGGTGTTTGTCCGAATCAGTGGTTATTCGAAACAAGAATTGATTGGGCAGTTTCACAACATCATCCGTCATCCAGATATGCCACGTGTTATTTTTAAGACCTTTTGGGATTATTTGCAAGCAGGTAAACCGATAGTCGCATATGTTAAAAACAGAACAAAGGAGGGTGGCTATTATTGGGTACTAGCTGCCGTATATCCTCTCGATAATCGTTATATTTCGATCCGTATAAAACCCAATACTAAACTTTTTGCACTGGCAAAAGTGCTCTATCGTCAGTTGCTTATTGCCGAAGAACGTGGCAGTATGGAAGAGAGCGAAAATATTTTAGCGGAATTCCTAAAGACACACGGGTATGGAAATTATGATCAGTTTATGGATGATGCATTACTGATGGAACTTCGAGAGAGGCAAAGTAATGTTTCCAAACGTGTGATCAAAGAAGATGAAAATGAATCATCGGCATTATTGCAAAAGTTAAAAATGACGTATGGTTATAGTCGGGAGTTGATGAGTCAGTATGATGCATGGTTTGAAAAAATAGATCTATTTACGCAAGTAAAATCGCTATTTGAAGAAAAAGGGGAGAAATTACGTGAACTTGCACGTGATGTTGTTTTTCTTTCATTAAATGCTTCAGTATCCTCGTATAAAGTTCAAAGCGGTGGAGAAACATTTGGTGTATTAGCCAGTGATATCCGCTTTAATGCCAAAGAGAATGAAGCATTGATTACCCATATCGATCACATTGTACAGCATTTATCGGAAGGATTAAACAGTATTGTTTTTTCAGTTTCGAGTATGCGTCTCCAAATAGAGATGGTGACCTATTTTATCCAAGAAGTAACCTCTCAAAAGGGTGAAATTCAATTGAGTGAATTGATTGAAAATATCTCTGATTTGATGACTTTGGTGGCGCAGTATTCGGATAAATCCAAACAAGTCCAAACAGAGCTTGATCAGCAGATACATGAAGTGTTAAAAAATTTGGATCAGCTGGAACAGCAGATGATGTATTTAGGGTATATCCAGATTTATGGCATTATTGAAGCTGCCGCCTCACACGATGAATCGGTACGCTTTGGCGTGATCTTTTCTCAACTCAAAACTTTAGTACAAGAGACGAGTAGTGAACTAGAGAGCATGCAAAAAATGGGTCGGAACTTTTCAAATGAAAACCTTCGTATGATAGAAAAATCGAAAGTGATTGAAGTTCAATTGAATCATTTGCATGATGAGATATGTACGATAAAAAAAGAAGAAGAGTAA